From Phycodurus eques isolate BA_2022a chromosome 13, UOR_Pequ_1.1, whole genome shotgun sequence, a single genomic window includes:
- the oprk1 gene encoding kappa-type opioid receptor, with amino-acid sequence MSMETGVVHIQREGGSGDRCPWHGDGEAPSAGCTWPTPTASSSALDALNGTWEAESDDAEPMSPIIPVIVAVYSLVFVVGLVGNCLVMYVIIRYTKMKTATNIYILNLAVADALVTSTMPFQSTDYLLSSWPFGEVACKVFISIDYYNMFTSIFTLTMMSVDRYVAVCHPVKALDFRTPVKAKVINVLIWALSSAAGVPAMILGSTKTNNGTTECALQFPEPYSYWDTLMKICVFIFAFVVPVIIISVCYTLMILRLKNVRLLSGSREKDRNLRRIARLVLVVVAVFVVCWTPIHIFILVKALSPHVPETTPVMAAYFFCVALGYTNSSLNPILYAFLDENFKRCFRDFCCPGVRRDCHGVSRVRSTLRDHSCPPANRGDPRQARPV; translated from the exons ATGTCCATGGAGACCGGCGTGGTTCACATCCAACGAGAGGGAGGGTCCGGGGACCGGTGTCCCTGGCACGGGGATGGGGAGGCGCCGTCGGCCGGTTGCACCTGGCCGACCCCCACCGCCTCCTCTTCGGCCTTGGACGCCCTCAACGGGACGTGGGAGGCCGAGTCCGACGACGCCGAGCCCATGTCGCCTATCATCCCGGTGATCGTGGCCGTGTACTCGCTGGTGTTTGTGGTGGGCCTGGTGGGCAACTGCCTGGTCATGTACGTCATCATCAG GTACACGAAGATGAAGACAGCCACCAACATCTACATCCTGAACCTGGCAGTGGCGGACGCGCTGGTGACCAGCACCATGCCCTTCCAGAGCACCGACTACCTGCTCAGCTCGTGGCCCTTCGGCGAGGTGGCATGCAAGGTGTTCATCTCCATCGACTACTACAACATGTTCACCAGCATCTTCACGCTCACCATGATGAGCGTGGACCGCTACGTGGCCGTGTGCCACCCCGTCAAGGCGCTGGACTTCCGCACGCCCGTCAAGGCCAAGGTCATCAACGTGCTAATCTGGGCGTTGTCGTCCGCCGCCGGCGTGCCCGCCATGATCCTGGGCAGCACCAAGACCAACAATG GGACAACAGAATGTGCTCTCCAGTTCCCAGAGCCGTACAGCTACTGGGACACACTGATGAAGATCTGCGTGTTCATCTTCGCCTTCGTAGTTcccgtcatcatcatcagcgtGTGCTACACGCTGATGATCCTGCGCCTCAAGAACGTCCGCCTGCTGTCCGGCTCTCGCGAGAAGGACCGCAACCTGCGGCGCATCGCCCGTCTAGTCCTGGTGGTGGTGGCCGTCTTTGTGGTGTGCTGGACTCCCATCCACATCTTTATTCTGGTCAAGGCCCTGTCGCCCCACGTACCCGAGACCACCCCCGTCATGGCCGCTTACTTCTTCTGCGTGGCGCTGGGCTATACCAACAGCAGCCTCAACCCCATCCTCTACGCGTTCCTGGACGAGAACTTCAAGAGGTGCTTCCGGGATTTCTGCTGCCCCGGCGTCAGGAGGGACTGCCACGGCGTGAGCCGAGTCAGGAGCACCCTGAGGGACCACTCGTGTCCCCCGGCCAACCGCGGGGACCCTAGGCAGGCCAGACCCGTATGA